One part of the Thermoplasmata archaeon genome encodes these proteins:
- a CDS encoding ABC transporter ATP-binding protein — protein sequence MVEIVIKTTNLKKSYKRGTFAVDGLNLEISGNNITGFLGPNGAGKSTTIKMMLGLLEPTAGTIEIFGKKMTTDSPRIRKDIGFMPELPKFPKYLSGLELLEIYGEMAQIPKDALRKQAKELLEEVGLKNDINKKIGGYSKGMQQRLGFAVAFLGAPKLVIMDEPTVGLDPVGMVDIKQLIKQKAKSGITIFLSSHLLKEAEEICDDVIVINHGKLVTSGTVSEVISSASKKNILAIEVDKLNNISGALKQYSFIKNIKIEGNKILLELNTSEDVRSQISKAITETGAVILRMDYITESLESAFIELLKNGGNN from the coding sequence ATGGTAGAGATAGTGATAAAGACTACGAATCTCAAAAAAAGCTACAAAAGAGGCACTTTTGCAGTGGACGGTTTAAACTTAGAAATATCTGGCAATAATATAACGGGTTTTTTGGGGCCAAATGGAGCGGGCAAAAGTACGACCATAAAAATGATGCTGGGATTGTTAGAGCCAACGGCAGGTACGATAGAGATATTCGGCAAAAAAATGACTACAGACTCGCCAAGAATAAGAAAAGATATTGGTTTTATGCCTGAATTACCGAAGTTTCCAAAATATTTGTCAGGATTGGAGCTCTTGGAGATATACGGAGAAATGGCTCAGATACCCAAAGATGCGTTAAGAAAACAGGCCAAGGAACTTTTGGAAGAAGTAGGATTAAAAAATGACATTAATAAAAAAATAGGAGGATACAGTAAAGGTATGCAGCAGAGACTTGGTTTTGCTGTTGCATTTTTAGGCGCTCCAAAACTGGTAATAATGGATGAACCGACAGTAGGATTGGATCCTGTTGGTATGGTAGATATCAAGCAGCTGATTAAACAGAAAGCAAAGAGCGGCATAACAATATTTTTGTCATCGCATCTATTGAAGGAGGCAGAAGAAATTTGCGATGATGTAATAGTCATAAATCATGGAAAACTGGTAACTTCTGGCACGGTGTCAGAGGTCATCTCATCGGCTTCTAAGAAAAATATATTGGCAATAGAAGTGGATAAATTAAACAATATTTCTGGGGCACTAAAACAATATTCATTCATAAAAAATATTAAAATTGAAGGAAACAAGATATTATTAGAATTGAACACCAGTGAGGATGTGAGATCCCAGATATCCAAGGCCATTACAGAAACAGGAGCAGTGATATTGAGAATGGATTATATCACTGAGTCATTAGAAAGTGCGTTTATAGAGCTATTAAAAAACGGGGGGAATAACTGA